Proteins encoded in a region of the Clostridium butyricum genome:
- a CDS encoding DUF421 domain-containing protein produces MIIVCIRTILLYSLVVLTMRLMGKRQIGELQPYEFVITIMISDLASLPMQDQRYPLLQGIVPIITLLFLKTLITQLELKLQPARNILDGSPCILIYNGKINYDALKKQQLNLDELFEELRLAKCYNLDEIQYAILENSGQMSILPKNYNSSSGSSDSSSGKSDNTSTQKVVLPKILIADGKINKRSITSMNKSEEWIMKVLKDHDINSIDNILVAMYDTQGKFSVQYYDDYEKECCKQ; encoded by the coding sequence ATGATTATAGTATGCATTAGAACAATATTACTTTATTCTCTTGTAGTACTCACTATGAGATTAATGGGGAAAAGACAAATTGGCGAACTTCAACCATATGAGTTTGTAATAACAATCATGATTTCGGATTTAGCTTCATTACCTATGCAAGATCAGAGATATCCACTGCTTCAAGGTATTGTTCCTATAATAACATTGTTGTTTTTAAAAACTTTAATAACACAATTAGAACTAAAATTACAACCTGCACGTAATATCTTAGATGGTTCACCTTGTATCTTAATATATAACGGAAAAATTAATTATGATGCCTTAAAAAAACAACAGCTGAATTTAGATGAATTATTTGAAGAACTTAGACTTGCTAAGTGCTACAATCTAGATGAAATTCAATATGCAATCTTAGAAAATAGCGGACAAATGTCTATTCTTCCTAAGAATTATAATAGTTCTTCTGGATCATCAGATTCCTCTAGTGGAAAATCTGATAATACTTCTACACAAAAAGTTGTACTGCCTAAAATTCTTATAGCTGATGGAAAAATTAATAAACGTTCTATAACATCTATGAACAAAAGCGAAGAATGGATAATGAAAGTACTAAAAGATCATGACATCAACTCAATTGATAACATACTTGTGGCAATGTATGATACTCAAGGAAAGTTTTCAGTTCAGTATTATGATGATTATGAAAAGGAGTGTTGTAAGCAATGA
- a CDS encoding nucleoside kinase translates to MLKEKVNIAENKFKAKKGMTFYNLIAENDEKIVKDIAICKLNGRNYELNEVIEEEGEISLIGFDSELGMKIYTRTLQFIFIKATLDLFKDAKITLEHSISKAIYGEIYKENPLTENELKNIKSRMQEIIEKDIPIKRIKVSKEKAIEIFSNYNMEDKVKLLQTCKMEEFQLCELDGRYDYFYECMGYSTGVIKLFDLQKYESGFILRRPERNNFVTLEPFKEQKSLTKIFKETKKWLNILGIGEVGTLNEKVCNNGLKNVIMVSEALHEKKIANIADEINKREDVKIILIAGPSSSGKTTFANRLSIQLRVNGLIPIPISLDNYFVDREKTPLDENGEYDYESIYALDLKLLNKDLEELMTGTEVELPEYNFKTGKREWNGYKVKMPQNGVLILEGIHGLNPKLIYDDLRKNVFKIYISALTQLNIDNHNRISTTDSRKVRRIVRDSLSRGYGAEDTLKMWSSIKRGEKRNIFVYQEEADATFNSTLVYELGVLKPYALKELEKVPQESEVYAEARRLKAFLSFFEEINLDEVPKNSLLREFIGGSCFYEY, encoded by the coding sequence ATGCTAAAAGAAAAAGTTAATATTGCAGAAAATAAGTTTAAAGCAAAAAAAGGTATGACTTTCTATAACTTAATTGCTGAAAATGATGAGAAGATAGTTAAAGATATTGCTATATGCAAGCTTAATGGACGAAATTATGAATTAAATGAAGTTATAGAAGAAGAAGGGGAAATTTCTCTCATTGGATTTGATAGTGAACTTGGAATGAAAATATATACAAGAACTCTTCAATTTATATTCATTAAGGCAACTTTAGATTTATTTAAAGATGCTAAAATAACATTAGAACATTCTATAAGTAAAGCTATTTATGGAGAGATATATAAAGAAAATCCATTGACTGAAAATGAGTTAAAAAATATAAAAAGTAGAATGCAGGAAATAATCGAAAAAGATATTCCTATAAAAAGAATAAAAGTATCAAAAGAAAAAGCAATAGAGATATTTTCAAATTATAATATGGAAGATAAGGTTAAGCTTTTACAAACATGTAAAATGGAAGAGTTTCAACTTTGTGAACTTGATGGAAGATACGATTATTTTTATGAATGCATGGGATATTCTACAGGCGTAATTAAATTATTTGATTTACAAAAGTATGAATCTGGATTTATTTTAAGAAGACCAGAGAGAAATAATTTTGTTACTTTAGAACCATTTAAAGAACAGAAAAGTTTAACAAAGATATTTAAAGAAACTAAAAAATGGTTAAACATACTTGGGATTGGTGAAGTTGGAACATTAAATGAAAAGGTATGTAATAATGGATTGAAAAATGTAATTATGGTATCAGAAGCTCTTCATGAGAAGAAGATAGCCAATATTGCAGATGAAATTAACAAAAGAGAAGATGTAAAAATAATTCTTATTGCAGGACCATCATCTTCAGGAAAAACAACATTTGCAAACAGGCTTAGTATACAGCTTAGGGTAAATGGACTTATTCCTATACCAATTTCTTTAGATAATTATTTCGTAGATCGTGAAAAAACACCATTAGATGAAAATGGAGAATATGATTATGAATCTATTTATGCATTAGATTTAAAACTGCTTAATAAAGATCTTGAAGAACTTATGACTGGAACAGAAGTAGAATTGCCAGAATATAATTTCAAAACAGGTAAGAGGGAATGGAATGGATATAAAGTTAAAATGCCACAAAATGGAGTTTTAATATTAGAAGGAATTCATGGATTAAATCCTAAATTAATATATGATGATTTAAGAAAGAATGTATTTAAAATTTATATATCAGCATTAACACAATTAAATATAGATAATCATAATAGGATTTCAACTACTGATTCACGTAAGGTTAGAAGAATAGTTAGAGATTCTCTTTCAAGAGGCTATGGTGCTGAAGATACGCTAAAGATGTGGTCATCTATAAAAAGAGGGGAAAAAAGAAATATTTTTGTATACCAAGAGGAAGCTGATGCAACGTTCAATTCTACACTAGTATATGAACTAGGTGTATTAAAACCATATGCTCTTAAAGAACTTGAAAAAGTGCCACAGGAAAGTGAAGTTTATGCAGAAGCAAGAAGATTAAAAGCATTTTTAAGTTTTTTTGAAGAAATAAACTTAGATGAAGTTCCAAAGAATTCACTTTTAAGAGAATTTATTGGTGGATCATGTTTTTACGAATATTAA
- the nagE gene encoding N-acetylglucosamine-specific PTS transporter subunit IIBC, with amino-acid sequence MMKYLQKLGKSLMLPVACLPVASILMGIGYWMDPTGWGANSVAAAFLIKAGSSLIDNMGILFAIGVGVGMSDDNDGTSGLAGLVSWLMITTLLSVKVVAMFKGIDEAAVSPAFGKIQNQFIGILSGVIGATCYNKFKNTRLPDFLGFFSGKRCVAIVTAFASIIAALVLFFAWPLIYGALVNFGKAIVSTGSIGAGIYAFFNRLLIPVGLHHALNSVFWFDVAGINEIANFWSANGTKGVTGMYLTGFFPVMMFGLPAGALAMYHTAKDSKKKAVYGLLLAAAISSFFTGVTEPLEFAFMFLAPGLYLVHAVLTGISVAVCAALPVRAGFNFSAGFVDWFLSFKAPMAMNGLMIIPIGIAVAIVYYVVFRFVITKFNLKTPGREDDDDTSSEMNVTLANNDFTKVASRILEGVGGKENITSIDNCVTRLRLEIKDQAKVNEKIIKSAGVSGVIRPGKNSLQVIVGTQVQFVADEFKELCK; translated from the coding sequence ATGATGAAGTATTTACAAAAATTAGGGAAATCATTAATGCTTCCAGTAGCATGCCTACCGGTAGCAAGTATACTAATGGGAATAGGTTATTGGATGGACCCAACTGGTTGGGGAGCTAATAGTGTAGCCGCAGCTTTTCTAATAAAAGCTGGTAGTTCATTAATCGATAACATGGGAATTTTATTTGCAATAGGTGTAGGTGTTGGAATGTCAGACGATAATGATGGTACTTCAGGACTTGCAGGACTTGTTTCATGGCTTATGATTACAACACTATTGTCAGTAAAAGTTGTAGCCATGTTCAAAGGTATTGATGAAGCAGCAGTATCACCAGCATTTGGAAAAATTCAAAATCAATTTATAGGAATTTTATCAGGTGTAATTGGAGCTACTTGCTATAACAAATTTAAAAATACTAGATTACCAGATTTCTTAGGATTCTTTAGTGGTAAAAGATGTGTTGCTATAGTAACAGCCTTTGCATCAATTATAGCAGCGTTGGTTTTATTCTTCGCATGGCCTCTTATCTATGGAGCATTAGTAAACTTTGGTAAAGCAATAGTATCTACAGGATCTATTGGTGCCGGTATATATGCATTCTTTAATAGATTATTGATACCAGTTGGTTTACATCATGCACTTAACTCAGTATTCTGGTTTGATGTTGCAGGAATCAATGAAATTGCTAATTTCTGGTCAGCAAATGGAACTAAAGGTGTTACAGGTATGTATTTAACTGGATTCTTCCCAGTAATGATGTTTGGTTTACCAGCAGGTGCATTAGCTATGTATCATACAGCTAAAGATAGCAAGAAAAAAGCCGTTTACGGTTTATTATTGGCAGCAGCAATATCTTCATTTTTCACTGGAGTTACAGAACCATTAGAATTTGCATTTATGTTCTTAGCACCAGGATTATATTTAGTACATGCAGTATTAACAGGTATTTCTGTAGCAGTTTGTGCAGCATTACCAGTAAGAGCAGGATTTAACTTTAGTGCAGGTTTCGTAGATTGGTTCTTAAGCTTTAAAGCACCAATGGCTATGAATGGATTAATGATAATTCCAATTGGTATAGCAGTAGCAATAGTTTACTATGTTGTATTCCGATTTGTAATTACAAAATTTAATTTAAAGACACCAGGTAGAGAAGATGATGACGATACAAGTAGTGAAATGAATGTAACACTTGCAAATAACGATTTCACAAAAGTCGCATCTAGAATTTTAGAAGGTGTTGGAGGAAAAGAAAATATAACATCTATTGATAACTGTGTAACTAGATTACGTTTAGAAATAAAAGATCAAGCAAAGGTTAATGAAAAAATTATTAAATCAGCTGGAGTTTCTGGTGTAATAAGACCAGGTAAGAACAGTTTACAAGTTATAGTTGGAACACAAGTGCAATTCGTAGCAGATGAATTTAAAGAATTATGTAAATAA
- a CDS encoding PRD domain-containing protein encodes MPIIVNDGIVIQAYNNNTVCIKMLGKEKILFSKGIGFGKKFGDKIPKGTKVEKIFIMENAENLKNFKQIIEKVDKDFFDLCEKIITEISRDLNEKLNERIYIGLIDHLNFSIKRIKNKEIIDNPFLDEIKVLYKTEYMLAQKAARIIKESINVTIPDGEAGLIALHIHSNRNSGNLKDTIKSTNISSMVVDFIEKGLNMKIPKDSLNYARFVTHIKFAIKRIMSNSELENDFIEEIQTKYKISYKVAKDAAQILEKYLNKKVCEDEIAYLAMHVERFRIYN; translated from the coding sequence ATGCCTATTATTGTTAATGACGGAATAGTAATACAAGCTTATAACAATAATACAGTTTGTATTAAAATGCTTGGAAAAGAGAAAATTTTATTTTCTAAAGGAATCGGTTTTGGAAAAAAATTCGGTGATAAAATTCCTAAGGGAACAAAAGTAGAGAAAATTTTCATTATGGAAAATGCAGAAAATCTTAAAAATTTTAAACAGATAATTGAAAAGGTAGACAAAGATTTCTTTGATTTATGCGAAAAGATAATAACAGAGATATCTAGAGACTTAAATGAAAAGTTAAATGAAAGAATTTATATTGGATTAATAGATCACTTAAATTTTTCAATAAAAAGAATTAAAAATAAAGAGATAATTGATAATCCATTTCTTGATGAAATCAAAGTATTATATAAAACAGAATATATGTTAGCACAAAAAGCAGCCAGAATTATAAAGGAGAGTATTAATGTAACTATACCAGATGGAGAAGCCGGACTTATAGCTTTACATATTCATTCAAATAGAAATTCCGGTAACTTAAAAGATACAATTAAAAGTACTAATATAAGTAGTATGGTAGTTGATTTCATAGAAAAAGGATTGAATATGAAAATACCTAAGGATTCTTTAAATTATGCAAGATTTGTAACACATATAAAATTTGCTATAAAAAGAATAATGTCTAATTCAGAATTGGAAAACGATTTTATTGAGGAAATACAAACTAAATATAAAATTTCATATAAAGTAGCTAAAGATGCAGCGCAAATATTAGAAAAATATTTAAATAAAAAAGTATGCGAAGATGAAATAGCATACTTAGCAATGCATGTAGAAAGATTTAGAATTTATAACTAA